DNA from Synechococcus sp. CBW1108:
AAGGAGAGGGTTTCGAGCACTCCGCTCACGGCAGGCGTGGTTGGCAAGGGCCGCAGGACGGCGGGATCGGGCGACAACCAGGCTTCTCCAGGGGGAACTCCAGGTTGTCGGATCGCAGCCGGCATCGCGCCACGATGGACGCTCCTTGAACGCCCCAATCCCCGTGACCAGCACCGAATCAAGCCCTAGTACGCCTGGCGTCGAGGCAAGACCCAGGGCTGCCGCAGAGCTGCTGGAGCGCCTGGCTGGCGTGGCGGGGATGGGGCCGGGCCAGCGCCGCCTGGTGGTGCTACTACCCCAGTTGGGGGATTTCGACAGCATCGAATACGCCCAGGCCCTGGTCCCCGCCTTGCCACAGCTGGCGTCTGCCGCCATCACCGTGCTGGCGATCGGCATCGGCCAGGCCGCCGGAGCCGATCGCTTTTGCCAGTTCACAGGCTTTCCCCGCGAGCGCTTGCTGGTAGACGCAGACCCGCAGTTGCACCGTGCCCTGGGCCTCTACGAAGGCCTGCAGCAGATCGGCGGCCCCTGGCCGAACCTTCTGTTGATGTGCGCCGGCATCGGCTCCCCCGGCACCCTGGCCGAGGTGCTGCGCGGCTACACGGGCGATCGAGCAGCTCCCCAGCGAATCGCCGACGATGAGACCATCCAGGCCGGCCCCCTGCCGCCGATCAAGGGCTCGTTTTTCGCCAGGGCGGGCGGGACAGGATTCCAGCGCCCATTCGAGCTGGCCACAGTGCGACTGCGCAACATGGGCGAAGTGCTGGGCCACTGGCGCACCTACGTGCCATGCGACGACTTCCTCACCCAGCGCGGCGGCACCTTCCTGCTGGAAAAGGACGACACCTTGCTCTACAGCTTTAAAGACCGCGGCATCCTCGGCTTTTCGGCAACCATGGCCAGGCCGCTCAGCTTCCTGGATCCTTACCTCGCCTGATCCCCAGCTGCCCCATCGGCGGAACCGCCTGCAGCGCCAGCGCTCATAGGCTTGGGTCGTGACAGGAACCCACCTGGAGAGTTTGGAGCGCAAGTCCCCTGATCTCCAGTCGGCCCTGGCGGTGCCACTGCCCCAGTTGTGGGGTGGCCTGGGCCAACGGCAGCTGAGGCCTGAGCTGATGGATCAGCCTGGCCTCGATCCCCAGGCCCATCAGGCAGCCCTGCTTGGCCTGGCCCGCATCAATGCACTCACCCGCAGTGCCGCCTGCTTCTTCCCCGCCATCCGGCGCCTGGCGAGCCAGCTGCCATCGAAGCGGTTGCGCCTCCTGGATGTGGCCTGCGGTGGGGGCGACACGGTGCGGGCCATCGCTCGCCTGGGGCGCAGGGAGGGTCTCGATCTGGAGGTACACGGCTGCGACATCAGCGCCGAAGCCGTCGCCCTCGCCAGCGCAGCGGCCGAGGCGGAGGGCCTCGAGGCCCATTTCTTCCAGGCCGATGCGATCGGGGCCCCACTCCCAGGCGGGTATCACCTAATCACCACGTCCCTGTTTCTGCATCACCTCAGGGAGGCCGATGCGGAAGCCCTACTGCGCTCCATGGCAGCAGCCACGCTCGATCAGCTGTTGGTGCACGACCTAATCCGCAGCCATTTAGACCTGCTGCTCACCTGGGCCGGCACCCGGCTGCTGAGTCGCTCGCCGATCGTGCGGATCGATGGACCACTCTCTGTAGGTGGGGCCTTTGAGCTCGAGGAAGTGGCCCAGCTGGCGAGGGCAGCTGGACTAACTGACGCGCGGATCAGCCGTTTCTGGCCGGAGCGCTTCCTGCTCTCCTGGAGCCGCAATGCACCCAGCTCCTGAGCCACTGCTGGAGCAGATCGCGCCCTGCTGGGATGTGGTGGTGGTGGGTGCTGGACCGGCCGGCGCCCTGGCGGCCCATGGCCTGGCCAGTCTCGGCGTAAGGGTACTGCTGGTGGAGCAGCGGAATTTCCCCCGCTGGAAGGTCTGTGGGGCCTGCCTCAGCCCCCAGGCCCTGGCTGCCCTTAGGGCCGCTGGCCTGGCCGAGCTGGTGGCAGCAGAGGGGGGCATTCATCTGCAGCAACTGCAGTTGGGGTTGGCTGGCCTGGTGAACCCGATCGCCCTAGGAGGAGGCCGGGTTCTGTCCCGCGCACGCCTGGATCTGGCGCTGCTGCAAGCGGCTAAAGCTGCCGGCGCCACGGTGCTGACGGGCACCCGGGCCATGCTGGGCGCGCCAGCCGCTGGCTTAGGGCCATGGCGGGAGGTGGTGCTGCAAAAAGGCAACGCTCGCCGGAGTGTCAACGCCAAGGTGGTGTTGATTGCGGCGGGTCTCACCCACCGCGCCCTGGGGGGCGAGGCGGAGATAAACACCAAGATCGAACCCCATAGTCGGATGGGGGCCGGGTGTGAGCTGCCCGGGGAAGCTGCCGCCCTTACGCGCGGTGTGCTGCAGATGGCCGTGGGCCGGGGCGGCTATGTGGGCCTGGTGCGGGTGGAGGGCGGCGCGATCAACCTGGCCTGTGCCTTCGATCGGGCCTTGCTGCAGCGCAGCGGCGGGGCGGCCGGGGCCTGCCAGCAGATCCTGGCGGAGGCGGGCTTTGCGCCACTGCCCGCCCTGGAGGAAGCGGCCTGGCAGCTCACCGCAGCGCTCAGCCGGCGCACACGCCCCCTCGCAAGCCACCGCCTGCTGCTGCTGGGGGATGCCGCCGGCTACGTGGAGCCCTTTACGGGCGAAGGCATGGGCTGGGCCCTGACCTGCTCCCTGGCAGCACTGCCCCTAGTGCTGCGCGCAATGGAGCACTGGGATAGCTCCATCGAGTCAGACTGGCGCCGCCTTCACCACCGCTGGGTGACGCAGCGGCAGACCTTCTGCCGAGCTCTGGCGCAGCTGTTGCGGCACCCCGGAGCCAGCTGGGGGCTGCACAGGCTGGCTGGGACCTTTCCCTCGATCGCCGGCTCCATGATTGGGCTTCTGCAAAGGCCCGCCCTGCCCTGCTCGACGGCCTGATCGCCCATGCCCCTGTCCTTGATTGGTCTTGGCACAGCGGTGCCGCAGAGGCGCCTCAGCCAGCGGGAAACGCTGGAACTGGCACCGCAAATGCGCGATGCCAGCCCCCGCCAACAACTCCTGCTGGAGCGGATCTACCAGCGCTCGGGCGTGGCGCATCGCCACTGCATCCCCCTGCCTGATGCCACCAACCCCTCCACAGCCGAGCGAATGAGGCGCTACCAGCCCGCGGCGCTGGAGCTGGCCCTGGGAGCTTCCCGCCTGGCCCTTGAGGATGCCGGCATCGAGCCAAGGGCGATCACTCACCTGATCACCGTGTCGTGCACGGGCTTCGGCGCCCCTGGTTTCGACCTGGCCCTAATAGCCAGCCTGCCGCTGGCGATGGATGTGGCCCGAACCCATGTGGGTTTTATGGGCTGCCACGGGGCGTTCAACGGACTGAGGGTGGCGCGGGCCTTTGTAGAGGCCGATCCCAGTGCCTGCGTGCTGCTGTGTGCGGTGGAACTGTGCAGCCTTCACCTGCAGGAGGGCTGGGACCCGGACCACATCGTGGCCAATGCCCTGTTCGCCGATGGGGCCGGTGCTGTGGTGGCGGTGGGTTCGGCAGGCGGTGGCGGCGGCTCGAGCAGGAACAAGGGATTGCAGCTGGTCAGCTCTGCCTCGACGGTGCTTCCTGGCAGCGAAGAGCTGATGGGATGGGTCATTGGGGATCATGGTTTTTCAATGGTGCTCTCGCCCAAAGTGCCCAGTCGCATCGCGGCCGATCTGATTCCATGGCTGGAGTGCTGGCTGGCGACCCAGGGCCTGGCCTTGCCTCAGGTGGAAACCTGGGCCGTGCATCCCGGCGGCCCCCGCATTCTCAGGGCGGTGCTCAAGAGCGCCGGGTTGGAACCGGCTCAAATCGATCTTTCCGCCGCGGTGTTGCGCCAATTCGGCAACATGTCATCGGCCACGATTCTGTTCATTCTGGAGCGACTACGCGCCACGGCCGGCCATGGACCATGTCTTGCCTTGGGCTTCGGGCCGGGCCTCACTGTTGAAGCGGCATTGCTTATGCGGCGGTAGCCCATCTGTTGGTGGGAATATCAAAGGGCCGCTATAAAAAGGGCCGCCAATAAAAAAGCCCCTTCTTGCGAGGGGGCCGAGGGGATTCCGTTTATGGGTTGGCGTTAGCCAGGTTGTAAAGCCTCAGCCAATAGCCGGTGCGGTCAGTGCCACGGGGGTGGCGGTGGCAGCAGCCAGGTCAAGCGGGAAGTTGTGAGCGTTGCGCTCGTGCATCACTTCCATACCCAGACCAGCGCGGTTCAGCACGTCTGCCCAGGTGTTCACCACGCGGCCTTGGCCGTCGAGGATCGACTGGTTGAAGTTGAAACCGTTCAGGTTGAAGGCCATCGTGCTCACGCCCAGGGCGGTGAACCAGATGCCAACCACGGGCCAGGCAGCCAGGAAGAAGTGGAGGCTGCGGCTGTTGTTGAACGAGGCGTATTGGAAGATCAGGCGACCGAAGTAACCGTGGGCAGCCACGATATTGTAGGTCTCTTCCTCTTGGCCAAACTTGTAGCCGTAGTTCTGGCTCTCGCTCTCGGTGGTCTCACGAACCAGCGAAGAAGTAACCAGCGAACCGTGCATGGCAGAGAACAGGCTGCCACCGAAGACACCAGCCACACCCAGCATGTGGAAGGGGTGCATCAGGATGTTGTGCTCAGCCTGGAACACCAACATGTAGTTGAAGGTGCCGGAGATACCCAGGGGCATGGCATCCGAGAAGGAGCCCTGACCGAAGGGATACACCAGGAACACAGCAGACGCTGCTGCCACAGGGGCGCTGTAGGCAACGCAGATCCAGGGGCGCATGCCCAAGCGGTAGGAGAGTTCCCACTCGCGGCCCATGTAGGCGTAGATGCCGATCAGGAAGTGGAAGACCACCAGCTGGAAAGGCCCACCGTTGTACAGCCACTCATCGAGGCTGGCGGCTTCCCAGATGGGGTAGAAGTGCAGGCCGATGGCGTTGCTGGAGGGCACAACGGCACCGGAGATGATGTTGTTGCCATACATCAGGGAGCCAGCTACGGGCTCACGGATGCCGTCGATGTCGACAGGGGGTGCGGCGATGAAGGCCACGATGAAGCAGATGGTGGCAGCCAGCAGGCAGGGGATCATCAGCACACCGAACCAGCCCACGTAGAGGCGGTTGTTGGTGGAGGTGACCCAGTCGCAAAACTGGTTCCACGCAGAAGCGCCTTGGCGCTGCTGAATAGTGGTTGTCATGAGAACGGATGGGGAAGTGCTCGCCAGATCTGGGCCGGAAGGCTCAGCAGGAAAGCGGTAGGTAGGTGCGGAGCAGGAAACCGCCCGCTCATCTGAACTTAACACCTGTTCACACTTTCAAGTCATTTCCGGGCCACAATTGGCCAGCAGCAGGGCTGATGGCACCGATAAGCCCGGCTGATCACTCCCTATCCGGTGGTAGTTGAACGTGTGCCCTTGGTCCTGTGCGCCCATCAGCGCCTTCTGGTTTTGCTGCAACTGGCGATGCTGGAGCAGTGGCGCGATCAACTACCGGGTTGGCTGCAGTGGTTGGCCGAGCATCCGTTCTGGCTGAGGAACGCCGGCATCTGGCTGATCATCGGCCTCTCGCTGCTTATTCCACTCTGCCCACCATCACCACGGTTCCCGTGGTGGCCATTGGTGATGTGCATGGCTGCGCCGAGTTGATCCAGCTTGGTAGCGGCTGGAGTTCGGCAGCGAGATGCCACTACTGCGGTGGAAGAAGCGATTAACCATCATTCAAAGACGTGATCTGAACAGCCTGTGGCCGAAATCCTTCTTCTGTCTGTCCCTGTATTAGGCCATGTCAAGCCGATGCTGGCCCTTGCCCGGGAGCTTGTTAGCCGTGGTCATCGAGTGCGCTGGCTGGCTGGCGCGGCCTTTCGGGACCGCGTTGAGAGTACGGGTGCTGAATTTTGTGGTTTCCAGCAGGGCTTTGATTACTCCCGCCCTGATCTTGTGCCCGAAAACCTGCAGGCTGATCGTGATCGACTGCGCGGTCTTGCCAAGTTGCGCTTTGATTTAGGGGCGTTCTTCATCGGTCCCTCCGAGGGCTTCTGCAGGGATCTGATCCACCTGCACGAGGAGTCTCCAGTTGACCTTCTGGTGTGCGACAGCTTTCTGATGGCGGGTGCCTGGTGGTCGGAATGCACCGGGCGTCCCTGGGTTCAGTTGTGTTGCACGGTCTTGACGTTGCCCAGTCGCGCGCTGGCACCGTTCGGGCTTTCATTGCCTCCGAATGATTCCTGGCTGGGCCGGATCCGCAACCGACTGCTGCAGGGTCTGGTCCGCAACGTGCTGTTCCGATCGCTGCGCCGCCGCGCTGATCAAGCCAGGGCAGCTCTGTCGCTGCCACCGAGGCGGCCCTGGCTGTTTGATGTTGTCTCACCGCACCTCGTTCTCAGCTGCACGGTGCGGAGCTTTGAGTATCCAAGGGCAGACTGTCCACGCCAGGTGCTCTTTGTAGGACCTCTGCTGGAGAACCATGAGGAGGCGTTCACACCTCCGCCGTGGTGGGGTGAACTCGATCACGCCACGGTGGTTCATGTCAGTCAGGGCACCATCAGCAATGATCCAGCTCAGCTCCTGCGCCCCACGCTTGAGGCACTTGCGGATGAGCCCGTGCTGGTTGTGGCCAGCACAGGCCGCCTTGATGGGGGACTTGATGCCCTCGGTCCACTGCCGCCCAATGCCAGGGCGGCGGGTTACATCCCCTATGGCGTACTGCTGCCGAAAGTCTCCGTGGTTGTGACCAACGGTGGGTTTCAGGGTGTGCAGGCGGCACTGCACCATGGGATTCCGATGGTCACCGCTGGTGAGAGCGAGGACAAGCCTGAGGTCTGTGCGCGATTGCAGCTGACCGGTGCATCGATTGATCTGGGAACGGCAACTCCGGAACCATCGGCCATTAGGTCTGCTGTCAGAAGAGTTTTGGAGCAGCCATCGTTTCGTATCTCGGCCGCAGCTCTCGCCCAGGAAGCTACTGAAGCCGGTGGAGCCCATGGAGCGGTGGATGCGATCGAAGTTGTACTCGCTTCCGCCAGGGAGTGAGTGGTCCAGCTGACATTAAGGGCACCTCGAAAAATACGACCAGCCCTTGCGTTGAGGCGACAATAGCTTATAATTTGGATAGTTAATTGCATACCTGGTATGGGCCAGAGAGGCTTCTGGGACGAGCAGCAGAGGGTTGAAAAGCTCAAAACTAAAAAACCTGTTCTTGAGCGACTTTCCCAGTCGATTCCTTGGGAATCATTTCGCCCACTGCTCGAAAGAGGTTATGCGCAAGAGCGGAAAAGCAA
Protein-coding regions in this window:
- a CDS encoding glycosyltransferase produces the protein MPENLQADRDRLRGLAKLRFDLGAFFIGPSEGFCRDLIHLHEESPVDLLVCDSFLMAGAWWSECTGRPWVQLCCTVLTLPSRALAPFGLSLPPNDSWLGRIRNRLLQGLVRNVLFRSLRRRADQARAALSLPPRRPWLFDVVSPHLVLSCTVRSFEYPRADCPRQVLFVGPLLENHEEAFTPPPWWGELDHATVVHVSQGTISNDPAQLLRPTLEALADEPVLVVASTGRLDGGLDALGPLPPNARAAGYIPYGVLLPKVSVVVTNGGFQGVQAALHHGIPMVTAGESEDKPEVCARLQLTGASIDLGTATPEPSAIRSAVRRVLEQPSFRISAAALAQEATEAGGAHGAVDAIEVVLASARE
- a CDS encoding methyltransferase domain-containing protein; the protein is MTGTHLESLERKSPDLQSALAVPLPQLWGGLGQRQLRPELMDQPGLDPQAHQAALLGLARINALTRSAACFFPAIRRLASQLPSKRLRLLDVACGGGDTVRAIARLGRREGLDLEVHGCDISAEAVALASAAAEAEGLEAHFFQADAIGAPLPGGYHLITTSLFLHHLREADAEALLRSMAAATLDQLLVHDLIRSHLDLLLTWAGTRLLSRSPIVRIDGPLSVGGAFELEEVAQLARAAGLTDARISRFWPERFLLSWSRNAPSS
- the psbA gene encoding photosystem II q(b) protein yields the protein MTTTIQQRQGASAWNQFCDWVTSTNNRLYVGWFGVLMIPCLLAATICFIVAFIAAPPVDIDGIREPVAGSLMYGNNIISGAVVPSSNAIGLHFYPIWEAASLDEWLYNGGPFQLVVFHFLIGIYAYMGREWELSYRLGMRPWICVAYSAPVAAASAVFLVYPFGQGSFSDAMPLGISGTFNYMLVFQAEHNILMHPFHMLGVAGVFGGSLFSAMHGSLVTSSLVRETTESESQNYGYKFGQEEETYNIVAAHGYFGRLIFQYASFNNSRSLHFFLAAWPVVGIWFTALGVSTMAFNLNGFNFNQSILDGQGRVVNTWADVLNRAGLGMEVMHERNAHNFPLDLAAATATPVALTAPAIG
- a CDS encoding NAD(P)/FAD-dependent oxidoreductase is translated as MHPAPEPLLEQIAPCWDVVVVGAGPAGALAAHGLASLGVRVLLVEQRNFPRWKVCGACLSPQALAALRAAGLAELVAAEGGIHLQQLQLGLAGLVNPIALGGGRVLSRARLDLALLQAAKAAGATVLTGTRAMLGAPAAGLGPWREVVLQKGNARRSVNAKVVLIAAGLTHRALGGEAEINTKIEPHSRMGAGCELPGEAAALTRGVLQMAVGRGGYVGLVRVEGGAINLACAFDRALLQRSGGAAGACQQILAEAGFAPLPALEEAAWQLTAALSRRTRPLASHRLLLLGDAAGYVEPFTGEGMGWALTCSLAALPLVLRAMEHWDSSIESDWRRLHHRWVTQRQTFCRALAQLLRHPGASWGLHRLAGTFPSIAGSMIGLLQRPALPCSTA
- a CDS encoding type III polyketide synthase, with protein sequence MPLSLIGLGTAVPQRRLSQRETLELAPQMRDASPRQQLLLERIYQRSGVAHRHCIPLPDATNPSTAERMRRYQPAALELALGASRLALEDAGIEPRAITHLITVSCTGFGAPGFDLALIASLPLAMDVARTHVGFMGCHGAFNGLRVARAFVEADPSACVLLCAVELCSLHLQEGWDPDHIVANALFADGAGAVVAVGSAGGGGGSSRNKGLQLVSSASTVLPGSEELMGWVIGDHGFSMVLSPKVPSRIAADLIPWLECWLATQGLALPQVETWAVHPGGPRILRAVLKSAGLEPAQIDLSAAVLRQFGNMSSATILFILERLRATAGHGPCLALGFGPGLTVEAALLMRR
- a CDS encoding peroxiredoxin-like family protein; protein product: MGPGQRRLVVLLPQLGDFDSIEYAQALVPALPQLASAAITVLAIGIGQAAGADRFCQFTGFPRERLLVDADPQLHRALGLYEGLQQIGGPWPNLLLMCAGIGSPGTLAEVLRGYTGDRAAPQRIADDETIQAGPLPPIKGSFFARAGGTGFQRPFELATVRLRNMGEVLGHWRTYVPCDDFLTQRGGTFLLEKDDTLLYSFKDRGILGFSATMARPLSFLDPYLA